Genomic segment of Deltaproteobacteria bacterium:
CGGAGGTGACCGCGATGTCCATCCCGCGGGGGATGGATCCGGTGGGGATCGCGGCGCTCTTCGTGCGGATCTTCCGGCACCTGCGCGCTCGCGACTACACGATCGTCCACACCCACAACTCGATCACGGGGGCGGTCGGGCGGGTCGCGGCCCGGCTGGCGGGCGTGCCGGTGGTGATTCACACGACGCACGGGTTCCACTTCCACGAGGGGATGAGCGCGGCGCGCCGCTGGCCCTTCGTGGCTGCGGAGCGGTGGCTCGCCCGCCGCTGCGATCTGCTCCTGTGCCAGAGCCGCGAGGAGATCGAGGTGGCGCGCGCGATCGGGCTGCGCCCCCGCCACGGCATCCACTACGTCGGCAACGGGATCAATCTGGAGCGCTTCGCCCAGCGGTCCGCGCCGCCG
This window contains:
- a CDS encoding glycosyltransferase, producing the protein MPSIRVLDIVNTDHAALNFLVDRVGWINRESEFRNDVVCSVGPHLEQLSFPDAEVTAMSIPRGMDPVGIAALFVRIFRHLRARDYTIVHTHNSITGAVGRVAARLAGVPVVIHTTHGFHFHEGMSAARRWPFVAAERWLARRCDLLLCQSREEIEVARAIGLRPRHGIHYVGNGINLERFAQRSAPP